The genomic region TATAAAAGCCATCCATATTCAGATGAGTCATGTgcaattagaagaaataagaaatcaTACACACTATAAACTTGCTTTCTTGGTTTGAAAAACACAATGCAATTTCTTGTCTGCAACATTATATTCATATCTTGCTTAACAAAAAGCCAATCTAACTATCGAGCATCAATGGCTGCATACACAATTTTAGTATATAACAAACATCCTATCATATCTTATAACATACAAAAGATAGACAAGACATCATATGAAAATTAAACTTGGTTTGTGCGTGTTCCAATACATGTGTTTGTGCATGTTCCAATACATATTTTGCTAGCACCGTAGAAATAAAACAATTTGTACAAAACCCGAGTGTTTTTTTCGCATTTTTTTTTACATGCATTTGTGAATGTTCAAAAAATTAGAGATATTCCATAGAGAAAATACAATTGCCCATTTcccaaccaaaaaaccaaaaaaaaaaccatcTGAAAGTAAAATTGCCAAATTTGAATATAACATAGTTAGGGTTTTAACTCACGGAATTTGACAATGGGAATTATTTGCTAGCACTCTATTTCTCCATCATGCTGTGACAAAACCCCCATTTTCACCTTCAATCGAATAGCCGACAAAAACTCATGTTTTCTCTTTCACACAGTTGCAAACAAGACTATTTTTCTCCTTCACGCGATTGCAAGAACGCCTCTTCTCTCCTTCGCCGTTGGACCGCTCCAAATTCTGTGTTTTTTTTTACAAAATGGCACACCCCTATTTCCTTTTCACTGTTCAGACCACTGCAAAAACCCCCTTGTGGTTTTTCCAAAATCGCACTGCAAACCCCTATTTCCTTTTCACTATTTCGACCGCTCCAAACGTGCTGTGTTTTTTGCAAAATGATAGCCGTGTGCGTTGAAATCCCTTGTGTATTCCACATGCCACAGTTGTCGGTGACTTTATTTCCCGTCGTGCCTCCTTGAGCCGGTTTCCCACTTCCCCCTTTGTTGGCGGCAAGGTTTCCCGAGAGCCGATAAGGATTCACGACACTGGCGTTAACATCACAGCGGTGGCGTGCCTAACATTTTCACAGTGGCAATCACCGAAATCACCTCTCGCGCGCTGAGAACGATCGTCCAAAGCTCACTAAGTCTGCCAACATATACCACCATCTTGCATAGCCCGCCAACATATGCCACGTATGTATGACAATGGCTGGAAGTTGTACATGCATGTTATTTTGTGTGGGAATAACCGCTTCCATCTTTTTTAGTTGATTATCACACTTATAATCTTGATTTGATTGAATATttaaagggaaaaagataaaaaaaataaactaAAGCTCCATACACTCCCTCCCTTAGAGTGATGTCAAACTAAACTATGACTCCAATACGGGTAAGCACGAATCTATGGGTTGGTACGCCCCACTATTATTGTTGAGCAACCCATAAAACATGGAGCTCGTGGGGCCAATAGAACTATAGGTAATGGCGAACATTAGATGACTGCATGCCTAACAATATTTCCTAAGCGTTAAATCCGTGGGGAGTTATCTAGCGTGGACAGCACGTAAGCAAACGCTACAAGGTTAAACAAGTCAATATTGAATGTTCCAAGAGCAGACATCTCGGATGCGGTCTGTCCAACTACGAAATCATCTAGATTTAATATGCCTTTATGATGAAAAATAAGTTTTTGTCTTCACGCATATCTAGTCAAAAATTGACCGTTTAACAGAACGCCACAGGAGGACGCATGAATATAAACAGTGGACTAACGTATGTGGCTTACAAACTCTTTCCCATTTGTTTGATTTATTGGGATCAAATTTATGGTTTTCAAATACCCATATTCACATCAGACGACTCGTAAGTTCCACGAAAAAGCTCTCTTGAGGTAGACATGCGAGCAGTATAGTGGAATATACTCTAGGTTGATACCAATTTAGTACTGTCAATTGGCTTGATTTCACTTTCTAGAACTTAAGCTGTCTGTTGctttttatttaatttacttaACAAAACATTTAAAAAGATACCTAACTTGGttcaataattattttataatgATTTATATCTTTTGCCAAGATTCTAAGTTTCAACATTTTTGCCTCTTTTAACTGTACTTTAGAGCTTGATTTTACTGAGCCTTCCGTCTGAACCTTCAGTTCAAGTATTGGAACTTGGTAGTTATTGATGAAGAGGCTGTCTAGCAGTAGAGCTAATCGAGTTCATGAACTCTGGATAGCTTTTAATAATCAGGAATGCTCACTTTAGAAAGAATTGTAGTTGCACTACCCTAGTTCTGGTCTTATCTCGAGCTTGGTCACAAAGACTAAGCACAAGGTATAAAACTTAAACGACATATACAGTGAAGTGGAGGAAATAAGCTCATACAGATGATTTTCCAGAAACTATTTAGTATATACATATACAGTAACCTAATAGTCTTTACTAAAGGCAAATTAGCTTATACTTTGGCACTGACCTAACATTCAACCCTTGTATATTTTATGCATCAGTGCTGGCGTAACTGTGAGTTTACAAAATCACATAACAGCAAATATAAAGCCTGAGAGTTCAGAACAAAATTAAGCAGCCACTAAAATAAGGAACAAACAAAATTAAGCAGCCACTAAAATAAGGAACAAACAAAATTAAGCAGCCAATGCAATAAAGCCTGGGAGTTGATAACAAAATCAAGCAGCCAATGCTATAAAGCCTGGGAGTTGATAACAAAATTAAGCAGCCAATGCTATAAAGCCTGAGAgttaagaacaaaattaagaaGCCAATGCAATAAAGCCTGGGAGTTGATAACAAAATCAAGCAGCCAATGCTATAAAGCCTGGGAGTTGATAACAAAATTAAGCAGCCAATGCTATAAAGCCTGAGAGTTAAGAACAAAATTAAGCAGCCAATGCTATATAAAGCCTGAGAGTTGAGAACAATATTAAGCAGCCAATGCTATAAAGACTGAGAGTAGAGAGCAAGTCCCAATCATCTGGGTTAACCCGCCCTCCATCAGGCAAGTCTTTTCCATCATCAATGTGCTCCCAAACAGCCAGAGCATTCATTGCCTTCATTTTCTAGGGCTACGCATCTGGGACTTCAAGCTGAATCTGAGCCTAGAATAAATTCTTTTACAGAACAATGGAAAACCCATGCAAATATGATAAAAGAAACTCAGCAGCCAATACTATAAATCCTGGGATCCCTGGCCGTTTGGGTTAGCCCATCCTCCATCAGGCGAGTCTTTTCCATCATCAATATGCTCAAAACCAGTGAGAACATTGTCTTCATTTTCCTAAGGCCATGAATCTGGAACTTCAATCTGAATCTATGTCTAGGAAACATTCCTTTGCAGCAAAATGGGAAGAGACGGGCATAGAAAAGTGTGAAGGGCATCTTTTCCATCATCCATATGCTCATACCCTGTGagaacattatcttcattttcctaAGGCCATGAATATGGAACTTCAATCAGAATCTGTATCTAAGAAACATTCCTTTGCAGCAAAATGGGAAAAGACAGGCACAGAAATTTGTCCTGCCATTCGGGAGGGGGCCATCCATGTCATTAAGCAGGTGGCAACCAACCCATTTGTAGCGCAGCCAGTGGTGACCAACCAGAAGGTAAAGAAGCAACTTCCTGCACAACAGCTCTACTTAACTAATTGGCCTAGCTTGCCTTCAGTTCCTTATATATGTGAATAAAAGGGAAAGGTTAAATTTTAAGCTAGGGCCAAATAGGTCAATTTAGAGTATGAGACTAAAAGGTAAGGTATAAAGCTCCATAGGAATTTGTACGAGATTGCATATTACCATTAGTAAGGTATAAAGCTCCATAGGAATTTGTACGAGATTGCATATTACCATGACAGCAACAAGAAATGAAGTTAAAAACACCAAAGCTTCTCGACAGTTATACTTGAACTGTTGTTGCATTCATTTTAAATAGCAGAAAAATTCAAGTGGCATTACAATTGAAAGAAATGTAATCAATTGATAGAAACCCTGGGAACCAAGAAATATGATAAAAACACCAAAAGCTTCTCAGCAGCAGTTATACTTGAACTGTTATTGCACTCATTTTAAatagaagaaaaattagggtggtaTTACAATTGAAATACATGTAATATTAACAAGAGTAACTTACTTTTGCAGAACTTTGTGACATAATACATTTACATACCCAAGTGGCAATTATGAACAGTACCTTTCGTTTACAAAACTTTCTCAGAAATAAGGGGATTTTGAATATGCATTTTTCTGCAGGACATTCTTTTGGTTTAACTTCCTTCATCATTCTTTGAAATTTTCATGGAACTTTAAAACTTTTGTACCTGACAAACAACCTTCACACAAAAGGAGCCACTctttaatcattcaaaaaaatcATAGAAGAGAACTTCAGGTAAATACAAGTGGGAATGAACCATGAAAACAACAAACAGAGCAGGAGCTGTTTCCAGGTTAACAATCACGCCAATAGAATGGACAGGAAGCATTGAAATTATGAACAACAAAAAGCTAGCCTATACAGCTTTCAATTTGTAAATTACTATTCAAATTTCCTCAAAGTAGTATTCACAAACTTTTTTTTGTTAAAAACAGAGCTCTGTGGAACGTTTAGGCATAGCATTCCAAAGCATTTTTAACCTGGCTATAATAACAAATCCAAGCTCCACCAGCACGGCCTGACACAAGAACATGCAGATACTTGAAAATAGCATGACCCAAACTACTGATCATCATCTTGCCAAACCCACACAATGTCTTTGAGAGCAGGTTTGAGCTCCTGATTACAGAATTTCTCATATTCTATGGTGTCACCACAGGCTTTTCTCAACTCCACTACAAAGAATGAAGGTGTCACTTCAAAAATCTCTGTAGCAACTACCAAATTCCCTTTCCTGCCATTCTTATTTCCCTGCATCTTGATTTTGCAATCTGTTTTCTTCACATTAAAGTTCAAAAGCTTAGCTGCTTCCTCAAGCTTTGAGCTTATATTAGAAAATGACTGAGTAGATGTGAAGCGCTTCTCACTTTTCGCAACGTTTTTCTCTTCAAACAGACGTGATAGATCAAAGCCACGAGAAAAAGAAATGATATCAAATGCATTTAAGCTTGCTGGCTTCTTTACAGGGGTGTTGTCAGGGGATGAATTCTGACTCATCTCGGAGCTCACTTCATCAAAACTGCTGCTGACAAGGTCATCATCCTCTATCTCAAAATGCACAGGCTTGAAATTCTTTCTGAACCATGGAACTTCCATCAACTGGGGAATAGTGATCCGGGTCTTCGGATTGGGATCTAACAACTTGTTCAATAGCCTTCTAACATCATATGAAAACCAAGATGGGCATTTGAATTCTCCCTTGCAGATTTTATTATACATGACCATCAGATTGGGATCATGAAAAGGCAGATAACCagccatcaaaacaaatagaataACCCCACATGACCATACATCTGCCTTGGCACCATCATAGCCTTTTCTAGTGATCACCTCAGGGGCAACATATGCAGGAGTACCACAAGTAGTATGCAAGAGACCATCTTGCCTCAGCTGTTGAGTAACTGCACTTAATCCAAAGTCTGAGACTTTAAGATTGCCGCTCTCATCTAGAAGCAAATTTTCTGGCTTCAGATCTCTGTGATAAACTCCTCTGCTGTGACAAAAGTCCACTGCACTGATAAGCTGCTGGAAATACTTCCTTGCTGCATCCTCCTTTAGCTTTCCTTTAGCAACTTTGTTGAAGAGCTCTCCTCCTTTAACACATTCCATTAcaaaatagattttggttttgcTTGCCATGACTTCAAATAGCTGTACAATGTTGGGATGCCTGACCAGTCTCATCACAGAGATTTCTCTTTTGATTTGCTCTGTCATGCCCACTTTAAGAACTTTCTCTTTGTCAATGGCCTTGATTGCCACAACTTGACCTGTCTTTGTATTTTTTGCATAATAGACCTTCCCAAACGTACCCTGTCCCAACAGTTTGCCTAATTCATACTTGCCCATCAACATGCGAGTTCCATTCATCTGCATTTTTGCCATGAACTTAATTTTGAAGGATATAGGCTTTAAAGATGACTTGAGGGATTATATCCAATTGCACAGAAAACACAGCATACTGTTACAGATGATCAAAGCCCAATTGTCTCACCTCTGCCCAAAAAAGTTTACTCGCCAAGAAGATTTATACTACCCAATTGGATGTCGGCCTAATCAATTGGGTATCAGTAATACCCGATAGAATGGTATGGCCCTATCCAATTGGGGATTGGCTCACTTATAAACACGCAAAACACGAAGCAACTAAAGAATATTTCTATGCTCTTCTAGGCCAAAATCACTCAACAATTCAGCAAAGAACAGAAAAGAAAACCCTAAACTAAGTAATATACAATCCAAAAATCTCAACCGTCTCCTGACGGATTATGGCTCCATTCGAGGATCCTTTTGCCGTAATCATTCATTCCATGCCAAAATTGTTGCCTTGCACAATCGTGCATCAATAGCACTTCTTCCAAAGTAACCACATTGGCCCTCTGATATATGTCAGCGTGCAAGCACATCTTTCTGCATTCCCCGTTCCCGTCTTCAGATAGACCAGATCACCCGTAATATGAGTTTATTCTTTGAAAGTTACCTGTCTCTCAGGCTCTGGATGCTTCCACGGCTCAAACACTGCAAAAAATTACGGCAAGGAATATTTCCATCAGGGATCTCCAAAACCCAGATGTATTCGAATAAAAGTGCTCAACCAATTCTTAACTCTCAAGCATTAAAATTTTTAATCGTCAAAACATTTCTCCTCAAAATTTAATGGATTTTCTGTAATCAACATTCCTTTTCCTTACTAATTTATGGTATTACCTAATCTGATTTGAACAGGAAAACATACAAGATTTGAGGATCATCAAATCAGCCTTTCAACCCCAGAAAATAAGTTTAGAACAACACGATCGGGAAAAATCCAGAGATTTCACAATATAAAAGAAACAAAACCCCTTCTTTCAACTTCTGATCAGATTTTACAACTACTGAATTTTCAAATAAGCTTCACCCTTCAAGGTATAACACGATATAATTTTCAAACAAGACCCACCTTTAAAAAACTCTTGAGCCGGAAGATATATTCTTGTTTCTTTATTAAAAAGAATTCAAAACTAACACAGTTTAGAGTTAAAATACAAAACTTTCGCATCCTAAAACAACTTGAACTTGCCAAAATATTGACAACAGGCAACAAATAAATCAACCATGAACAACCAAATTCAAAAGAAACCAACCGCATAGAAATTTTTACCATGCAGAACAAAATAACAACTCAAAATCCATTATTATACTGCTAAAAAAAATCTTCACAAAATTGCTATAAATCCGTTTCAGGTTTCAAACCACATGTCTTTTCACTCAAACGAAAGAAAAActtatgctttgattgttaagATGCGCCACTCTAGAGCGAATTTCAGGAAAAGCACGGCATGTCGATGCACTTACACAGCCTGGGTTAAGCACCAACATATCGCAAGACGAAACACAACAATCACAAGCCGAAACACAAATCATCGAGCTAACCGAATGCAGCACAGTTTAAACTGAATTCGACACAACAGCAACAACATGTAAAGTCCTCCTTTAGGAAACAGATCTTTGGCAACAAGTCTGTTTACTTCATTTCAAACGGAAACATTAAAGAAGACAAACTTCCATTTTTTGTGAAAATCTCTAGAACAGCCATTTAATAAAAATTCAGTCAAAAACCAGTATGACTTTCCACTTACACTGTCTAGGGTTAATAATCAAAACATCGCAAGCCGGAGCTGTTGCAGCTTGCCGTATTCCATTAAAATGTAGCGAAAGCATCATCATAATTAAAAAGAATAATAGATTCATCAATAATTTGAGTATACTAAATTAAATTTCAGCGAGATCTTTGCACACATTCCTTAACAAACTCCATTAAACGGCAAAACTTTCACTGAACTTTCAAAGAGAAAAGCTTAAATCTTAAAAACCCATTCATCTTGAAACAAATTGTACACAGAATAGATCTAACCTGAAAATAGGCTCACAGAATCTACCCCACTAGAGATTTTGCTGCAATGAAAATGTTCAAAAGCTTTTGAATCCTCAGGGCTTCCGGAAATCTCTGATTTTTAGCATAATTGTAGTGGTATCGCAACATTTTCGTAGTAGATACTTCTACAATACCACGCGTCGGCGTCTAATTTGACGTAATTTTCAAGGGtttgtaaaaattaaaaaattgcggTTTTATTGAGGCGGCCAGCTATTCCGCTGCCACTCAAACGGTCCAAACTTTTGCTTTTGATTTTGTCTTGAAACGCgctttcaatttttaatttaagattttCGCTTTATATAAACATATGGTTTATTTTCCACAAAACAGTGGGCTTAACAACAATAACAATTGGTTTGCTTGTTCCTAAACCATCTTTCACGATACAATCAACTTTTTCCACACTAAAAGCACTTTGTTTTTTAAACTCCCTCCTATTCTATAGTCTTAAAGCATTCATATTATTCAAAATATAACAATACATTTATCATAATGAAATATGAATATCGAAGAAAATATCATTCACACATTAATCTAAAGGGTTGGTGTAGTTAGCTAAAAGCTTTGGGTTCTACATGGGCTCGTCTTGTCTTGAGCAATGAGCATAGTGTAGTTGGCTAAAGGCTTTGGGTTCAACAGGAGGCTCGTCTTGTCTTGAGCAATGAGCACCCTACCAAGGTGTGAGCTCCAAGTTGTTGGGCCACTCCTATTGATTCCCTCTCGTTtaaaaaattgattaattaattaataaaaaaacattcatATTAAATCTAATTGTTTAAGCATCCTACATTTATTTTGAGATTTAACCTTCAAGTTATCAAACTTGTTTGTGGGGTTTGACCAAGGCATGAGGGTGAAGTCAGACACCATACCTTAAAATAACAAGTTTCTAAAGGTGCTTATAATACCACCTACTCCAAATAGTCAAGCTTTTAgatttgattgtttatgcattCTACACTTATTTTGAAATTTAACATTTAAGTTATCAAACTTATTTGTGGGTTTAACCAAGACATGAAGGGGAAGTTAGACACTACAAACCTTTAAAAAGAAAGTTTCTAAAGGTGCTTATAATGCCACCAACTCCTAATAGTCAAGTTGTGTGCCAAGTAACCAATTGTATATTAACAAAATAGGATTGTGGTCGTACCAAATACTTGTATAGATGAAGGATGGGATCATGTTCATACCAAACACTTTTGCAAACAAAGGACACGATTGTGGCCATATGAACACAAAAGTGTCAAAATGACATGATTGTGGTCAAATGAACACAACAGTGTCGAGATAACATGATTGTGGTTGATCATGGACAAATAAACGAAGTCTAAGTATAGAAGGctttaggaaaaataaataaaaactatttttttcTCTTAAGTTGCATTGAATGTTTGAACTTTCACAAATGGGAAACAAGACTATTATTTTATTATCCCTTCCCTCTCACATTTTCATTTTATGATGAACTCATCCTCTTCCAATTTTTTTATTTCAGAATTTGAAACATGATACAAAAGTTTACCTAAAGGATAGAGTGCAATGGGTGTTTAAAATAATCTCATGCAACCACTATTAATTTTATTAATAGACTTTGGAATCTATATGAACAATCAAGTAGAAGGATCGGCAATGTTAAAGGGTCTTCAATCAACAATGTAGAAAGACCAAGAGGAATTACTTGTAAGAGATGAATCCTAAAGAATAATCAAATGTACAAAAAGCATAATAAAGGAATTTTATAAATGCTTTTCTTTCCAATTTGATGAGATCTTCTTCATCCACATGCAAAAAATGAAAGGATGTTTGTGTTGACTGAATATACACCTTGAGTGAGATTTTGGATGTAAAGAATGTTAagtatggaaaattgtaaaattgTAAGATGATGTGGAGGTAAGTGGCATCTAGACGATGATAAATGGATTACTTTGGGACCCAAGGAAATTTATGAAATTATATATTGTCTTATACATGGTGCAtaaaatttgttttgtcatagtCTCACTTTATTGAGTCTTTGAATTGTTCTATTTGGTTCATGACTATATTCAAATGATTTTTCATAGTTGTGGGATATAAAAAACCAACACGCATATAAAACCCTAAAAGGATTAGGTGGTTGTTAAAAGGAAGTGGTCAAATCATTATACGACTTGATACACAactctttgcaacttgacaaaaaattgaaatgatGTCATCTAATGAATAAGAGGAGGTACGACATGGAGCTCCAAGTGAAGACTTGTCTTGTATGACGTCTCCATCATGGAGGAAATGAAGTAACTCACTAACTATTTAGTTACTTTAGAATTTTTTGAGTAGGCTTGTACTATATAACTTAAGAAAGGGCCACCAAACTTTGGGAAAAGAACAAAAGATAATGAAATGTAACTTGATAAATTGTTGATTGAAGATGgattctttttcaagattttgggTGAGTTTAGTGATGTAATTTTCTACTGTCTTGTATGAGAGAAATGGATTTTTTGAAGGTCTAATGAAATTTATATAAATGAAAATAGGAAAATTGTAAATATAATTTTAAAGATCTAAAAAAATTGAATTAACATTTTTAATTTAGTGTTTATGTCTACATTTTTGTGTTTCAAATATAGGAGCTCATCTAAAATCTAAGGAAAACTAATTGaaaaatacttaaatgttataagTAGAGAAGACCAAAGAAGATGCTAGCTTATATGGAGGATGGCAAAGACAATTATTGATCATGTGAAGTTATCTAATTAtatgtttttaaatatatattattaagcaTAATTTGCATAGCCCTAATAATATAATTAAGTTATTGAtgacatttttttcaaatattatttTGTAGCTCTATGATTTCTAACCTTAGATAACTCTTTTTTATATAAATGAAGTAACACTTTATAATTAATAGGTTTAATCACAATACTTGCAAGACCATTCTTTTCTCTCTCGTGAATATATCCACTTCAACTAATTGTCTTTTTGTGAAATAATAGATGTACAAGTGGTATATTCTTACATTAAATTTGGCCCACAACCTTATCCCAATTAAGCTCCCACATCACTCATCCCAAAGAATCAATTTTGATCCTTGAATCTCCCATTCACCACCTTGTCTTTAATTCATTAGTGTGGAATTGACCAATGTCATTTGCACAAACATATAATTGAACTTTAAACTTGTGAAACCTAGTTTTTTAATTAAACATTCTTGGCCTATTCCCTCTAACAGTTGTGAGCTGACGTAATGTATATTTGCATGAATTTTTGTGTTATATATTGTTGTAGTTAGGTCATGCCTCGATTCATTATAATAACCTAGAATTAGGATCAAGGAGCATTAATTCTACTTACATTGGATTACATTGCCTACTTACATTGTGTCTTGATTCATTATAGGAATCATAACTAGAGCATATGGATTGCATTGTCTACTTACGTCATTCTAGATTGCATTGTCTACTTACGTCATTCCAGACCTATTACATGATTTCCTATTATCTTTGATAACTGATCAATCCATTGAATCGTTCCACCTTAACGGCTTGACTAAAGGAGAATAAATCGTTGCTTAGTGAATTCTCAAATGGTGTCTCCTAACACCACCCTCCTTCAAAATTAGGTGGAGTAAGCCAAGGTGCATTTGCAATTGTTATCAATTTTTGAACAATTCGATTATATTGATCAAATCCATTTTTTGTATTTGAAGATCACTTTCATAAATATAAAGATCAATTTTATAAACacaaatctaaaataaaattatGTATAATTAATTTACATATTCTAAAATGTTTGCCTAATAAAACCCTATTTTTCTACACATTGACAAATCAACTTCTAACACTTTTAATTTAACTATATATTCCTTCATTCAAATTTTAAATCTAATATCACTTTTactttatttaaattataaaaaattatataaatttattatGCATTCATTATCATCCGTCAAATTTTATCTTAAATTGAATTTGTGTATCATTATAATTGATGGGTGGTGCATTTTTTCCCATAAATATCTTAAGATTTGATTTGGTTTGAGGTAAATTATTAAGGAATTTAATAATACATATTTGCACTTTGAAGTTACTTACCATAATGGACGTCTTTTCTACGTAATTACATATCAAAAGAAATTACATACTTAAAAGCCATGCTCTCCACTTATCCTTTAAAACTACCAATGGATACTTCtcgaaaaataaaataatag from Cryptomeria japonica chromosome 3, Sugi_1.0, whole genome shotgun sequence harbors:
- the LOC131074371 gene encoding CBL-interacting protein kinase 2; the protein is MAKMQMNGTRMLMGKYELGKLLGQGTFGKVYYAKNTKTGQVVAIKAIDKEKVLKVGMTEQIKREISVMRLVRHPNIVQLFEVMASKTKIYFVMECVKGGELFNKVAKGKLKEDAARKYFQQLISAVDFCHSRGVYHRDLKPENLLLDESGNLKVSDFGLSAVTQQLRQDGLLHTTCGTPAYVAPEVITRKGYDGAKADVWSCGVILFVLMAGYLPFHDPNLMVMYNKICKGEFKCPSWFSYDVRRLLNKLLDPNPKTRITIPQLMEVPWFRKNFKPVHFEIEDDDLVSSSFDEVSSEMSQNSSPDNTPVKKPASLNAFDIISFSRGFDLSRLFEEKNVAKSEKRFTSTQSFSNISSKLEEAAKLLNFNVKKTDCKIKMQGNKNGRKGNLVVATEIFEVTPSFFVVELRKACGDTIEYEKFCNQELKPALKDIVWVWQDDDQ